The sequence CTCGGTCGCAACTCCAAGGCGCCAGCGCCGAATTCGGATTTGAATACGAATCTGAGTTCGGTATGGAAACTGAGTTCGAAATCGGCCGGTTGGAGATGGGATTCGATATGGATCCGCGCCCCGAGACGCGCTTGGATTCCAAGACTTTCGGTGACCGTCCAAACGACGACATCGGCGGGCCGGTTATCGATCCCGATGAATTCGGAATTGATTACACCAACCCCGTCGCGACGTCGTTCGATGTCCTCGGGATCGGCCAGGCAGGTGGCGAATCCGATATCGGTGGCGACGTCGGGATCGACGCGGAGAAAATGGGAGTAACATTTGAACCAACAGGGTGACACCAATGACAATATCGCAATATCAGAAGGGATACGCGGACGGAAAGCGAGAGACGCGGGACCGAATCATCAAGCGAATGCACGAGGATGGCCTGTCGCAATCGCAGATCGCGGGATACGTGTACATCAGTCGGCAGCGAGTAAATCAGATCGTGAACGACGAACCGGAGACTCGGTTAGCTCAACACTGAGTTCGGACGATTCCGACATTGTCGAAATCGCATCCTTTGCTTGCACCCGTTGTCCTGAAATGCGGATGTCGTTACCTGTGAGAACTGTATAGCCCGAATTAAACTTCTCAATAGCAAATATAGGGTACGGTGTTCGATTTACCGGTTAGTTTGTTGGTTAGACGAGTTTCCTATATCTATAATACGTGTATAGACAGCTCAGGAATCTCCAATCTAAGAATACACCTTAAACCATCGAGACCTGCCGAACGATCGAGGTCGCTTCCTCCGCTTTCACCCTTCCTCTCTAATTCCCGACGTCGGTGCTCGTACTGATTGAATGCGAGCGGTTTGGGTTCTCTCGCTGCAAATATGGACACCGGTGCCAGGACGAAGGAACAAACCACAGAAACAAACCAGATATCTATACTGTATAACGTGTATAGGAGCTTCTCGGGGGTGGATGTTTGGAATTAACGGGGATATCCATAACGCGGATCTCGATTCCTCCGCTTTCACCCCGGTTCGATAATCAGCGACGACAGCGCCTGTTATGATTGTACTCGGCCGATGTTCGTTCTAAATTGCAAATGTGAACGGCGGCCCGACGAACGACCGGGTACACACGAACGAACATAGATTATCTGTACTGTATAACGTGTATAGGGAAGTTCGATGCGTGGCCTGTTCGTAGTCGCGCCTATTCGTTCACGTCCTCGAGGGCCTGGACAAGAGGAAGCACTCTTTCCTCAAGGATATAGGCGAGCTCTTTCGCATTCGCTATCTGTTCCTGAACGTCACTCTCGGTCGGCTTACCGGGATTGATGGAATCGTCTGGTTCAACAGTTCCATACAACCCGGACGCGATCGCGGTTGCGTCCTGCACAGCCCTCAAACGCTGTGATAACAACTCGCTCGTCGATATAATCGCGAGTTCTTGCACCGTGTTTTCCTCACCGTTGAACTTATTCGTCGAGCCCACATTGGTTTCAATTGCGTCTGACATTGGTCAGGGGCACCGTCGGCGGGTGTCATACCACCCGGCGACTTTCTCGACGTCGCTCCGGTGCGTAGTTCTATGTCTATCATGGCATACCATAAGCTTATGGGATATTTAATCCTATATGGGTTGGGCAATAACTACTATAACCCAACCCACCTTATGATGAGTATAATACTATGGGACGTACAACAATCCAAGTCGACGACGAAACCGCTGATGAGCTGCATGAATTGAAGGAGCGCGGTGACAGTTACGACGACGTAATCCAACGCCTTCTCGGAAATACAGATGTAGAGGCCCCCGAATAGAACATGAGTGAGGAGATCGCTTCAGTCAGGGGGCGTGTCCTCGAGCAGGATTATCGAAACATCGGCGAGGCGGTCCCTGAAACGGTCATGGTTACACCCGGAGGGGACAGGTTCCATTTGCCAGATCCGACGGCTGAGGATCAACCGATGTGCAGCGCGAAAAATTACGATGTCGATTTTCTCGATGTTCACCGACAAAATGCCATCAACTCCGGCTTTTACGCTTGTACAACCTGCTTTCGCCCCATCCTTGTGTACCTAAGCATCTCCCCGGATAGCCCAGTCGAACGGTCTGAAGGGTTTCGAGATTTGTCCCCGGATGTCGACGTACCCATTAGAGAAATCGGTAAAGACGAATCGGGCAAGAACCAATCTTCGGGGCCATTTACCGAAGCAAGCGTTTCCTCACTGACCCAGGAGGTGTTGGCGACGTCGAGCACCATGCACGCACCCACGAAGGACGGACCGCTGTGTGGGACTTCCGGGAGTTTTCGCCGCGTCGAACCTGAGAAGGTAGAGGAATTTCGCGAGCCCTGTGGGCTGTGTTTTGACGTAGAGTACGATGAATCGGAGGTGGAGAGAGACGTATGGAAGAAATCTGAGGCCTAAATGGACCACCAATAAGGATCAGATCGGCATTCTTTATATATACGATTCTCTAAGAGCGTCACAGACGCGCCACAATCGATTTCTCCCCCAAGAGGATGAATGGGTCTCGATTCGAATTCAAACGGACGGGTTTCGGCGGGGTGTGCCCGTCGCGGAGGTGTGACGGGTTCGATACCCCGTCAATCTCGACTGTCGGCGAATCGGGTCACCGCTTCCGCCAGTGCATCGGGGTCATCTTTTACCCGATCGTATGCCTTTCGTAGCGCTTTCCGCGTCCCCGGGTCGTCAGATTCGGCCATGGCGTCGAGCATCCTGTCCTCCATTTCGCTCATCATCCGTGAGACTCCGGGTTCGAGGGCCTGCCCACACCACACGCACATGTCCTTGTCTCGGGGCGTGTCTTGGCCGCAATTCGGACACTGGAGCGGGCTCCGATCCTCCGGTTCATCCTCCTCGACGTCAAGACCGTGCAGCTTCGCATACTCCCGATCGGAGTCCTCCTTGAAGATAGAGACGTACCGACTGGCGACCGTCGACCCACGAACCCACCCATATCGGTCCTCGATGTGCGCCTGGTTCATCCCGCGACTGGCCGCCCAGGACGCACTTGATTTGCGGAAATTGGTCGGCGTGACTGGTTTCGTAACACCGGCTTTCTTCGCTGCTCGTTTGAATATTCGCCCCTTGAGACTGCGGCTGATTTCTGTCGGTTCGTTCAGCTTCGTCCACAGGGGGGCGCCGGGATCGTCGCCGGCAGGGTGGGCGGCCAGCCACCGATTGACGTATGGCACCGACGGAATGAGCGTCACTGAGCGCTGACCCTGCTTCCCCTGGACCGTCACTTGAAGGCCATGCTTGTGGTCGTTAATGTCGCCCACAGTAAGGCCGGCGTATTCCCCACCCCGGAGACCCGCGTCAAATTGTAGCGCTATGGCCGCCGCGTCTCTTTCGTTTGCAGCGGACTCAAGCATTGGCTTCACGTCCTCCTCCCATTTGAGCATCTTTCCCGGGTCCGGCGCCGGATCGTATGTGCTGCTTGTCGTCGCACTCACCCACGCGAGCGGACGCGGCAGTCCTTTGTCGCTCAACTCGACGTCGTCGGGGACGTGCTCCCCAGCATCGGCGAGCACCTTACCGAACCGCCGAAATGCCACACGGTAGTCGCGGTTGGTCTCCTCGTTGTCGTACTCGTCGTGTATCCAGCCGACCACCTGCTTCGCCCGCCCTTTGTCATCAAAGGCTTCGACGAGTGGCCCGGCGTTCTTGGCCATCATGTGCCCGTGAGTAAGCAGCTTCTTGTGCCGATGATCGGAGTATTGTGACTGCCGTAACTGAAGTTCGCGAGAAAACGCTAACAGTGCGTTACGGTCTGCTTCGGATATGTCACCACGTCGGTAGTCGCCCTCGATCCGCCACCGGGTGCGTTCAATGGCCCCGTCCATGCTCACCCGTTGTACCTACGGTCTATTATAACCCCGGCTTTGAACAAATCAGCCAAGCCCCCCTCCGGCTTCGTTGGTTTTCGGTACTACGAGCGGAGGAGTACGTCCGCACCGATTAGCCGAGCTTCCGCCACGTCTGGGTGCGTTGACGATTGCCAAACCGGCCCCCGATTGCGCCTCCGATTGCACCGACCAGTACCAATAATACGGCGCTCGCGACCAGGAACACGACGACGCTGTCCAGACCCAATCCGAATCCCCTGGCCCACGGCCCGAGGATCACCGCCGCGGGAAACGGGGGCAGCACCGACGAGAGTGCCTGTCCGAGCACGCCGATGACCGCCAGAACGACGCCCATAAGTCCGCCGGCGGTTGCGCCGTCGCGCCAGCCCGACCGCTGGAGATAGCCGGCGACAGCGCCACCCAGCAGCGGGGCGACGAACGATACGAACGGGAGAAAGCCAGCCACGATCGATACGAGCGCCCCGAGGAGCACCGCGATGCCAGTTCGTCGTGTGTCCATACTGTTTATTGTTTTCCAATCGACATATAGATGGACGGTGAACGGGCAGCGTTCCCGGTCGGTTCGACCACAGGATGGGGAGCATTTATTTCGGACTCGTCCGCGTACACATGCATGGGAAGTACCGACGACTTCGCGGACCTCGACGAACTGGTCGGGTACCTCACCCCGAGAGAGGACAACGAGATGATCAAGAGCTACCAGAACACGACCTCAGTGGCCTGTCCCATCTGCGACGACCCGTTCGACGACCTGGTCGTCTGCAAGGCCGAGGAGACCCAACTGGAACTCTCGGAGGCCCTGGACCTCTGTGTCACGACCGACGACGCTGGCCGGCCCTTTCTGTTCACCCACAAGTAGGGTAGCAGGCGTCGGGTAACCTCTTTACCGCGACAGTCAGAACGGACCGACATGCACTTCGCTATCTACGGTGCCGGCGGTATCGGCGCGTATATCGGCGCACGACTCGCCAATGCCGGACACGACGTGAATCTCGTCGCCCGGGGCGCCCACCTGGAGGCGCTCCAGTCCGACGGTCTCCGCGTCGAAAGCGTCGCCGGTGGGACGGACGTGGACCTGCCAGCCACGGACGACCCTGCAGACATCGGCCCGGTGGATTTCGTCCTGTTCACGGTGAAAGCCTACGACACTCGCTCCGCCGCGGAGGACCTCGAACCTCTCATCGGCCCGGAGACGGCCGTGGTCTCCTTCCAGAACGGCGTCGACAACGAACGCTGGATCGCCGAGGAAGTCGGCGAGTCGCACGTCGTCGGCGGCGTCGCGTACATCTTTTCGACCATCGAATCGCCGGGTGTCGTCGCACACACCGGCGGCCCAGCCCGGTTCGTGTTCGGGGAGATGGACGGCACACGGACCGAGCGAATCGAGGCGCTGGACGAGGCCCTCACCGAGAGCGACGGCGTCGAATCGGTCCTCGCCGACGACATCCAGGTGGAGCTCTGGAAGAAGTTCGCGTTCATCTGTGCACAGTCTGGAATGACGGCGGCGACCCGCAAACCGATCGGTCGCATCCGGGAGACGGCCGCCACGTGGGAGATGTACCGTCGTGTCATCGAAGAGGTCGTCACCCTCGCTCGGGCGAAGGGAATCGACGTCCCGGCTGGAACGGTCGAGGAGTGGCTGGCGTTCGCCGAATCCTTCGACAGTGAGATGTTCTCGTCGCTGCACTACGACCTGGTCAACGAGAACCGCCTCGAACTCGATGCGCTCAACGGGGCGGTTGTCCGTCACGCCGAGCAGGCGGGCGTGGAGACGCCGATGAACGAAGCGGTCCACGCCATCCTTCGCCCCTGGGCAGACGAGCGCGACGAGTGAGTTCACGAGGACCGACGGGGTACGCGGGGACCGCGGACCGTCACTCGAAGAGCGCGTCGTGTCGCCGAGCGAGGTTCGTGTACTCGTCCGAGGAGTAGTGCTCGAAGAGCGAATCCGGGTCGACCGTCGTCTCCTCGAGTGGCGTCACCTTCGCGGGGACGCCACGAACGAACGATTCCGGGGGAATCTCCCGCCCCTCGGGAATCGTCGCCCCGGCTGCCACTACACTCGACTCGCCGACGGTCACGTCCGTGTTGACCGTCGCGTTGAAGCCGATCAGGGACCAGTCCTCGACGTGCGCTTCGTTGAGAACGGCTCCGTGACCGACCATCACCCTGTCACCGAGCCACGAGGCGTGTATCGTCGCATTGTCGCCGATGTGTGATTGCGGTCCGACCCGGACCGGTCCCATATCACCACGGAGGACCACCCCGGGCCAGACGCTCGCGTCTGCACCGACCCGGACGGTGCCGACGAGCGTCGATTCACGGGCCACCCTGGCATCGGGATGGACGTCCGGACGGCTCCCCTCGAACTCGTACTCCCGACTATCGACCATGTGTACCAGTACCAGCCGAACGGCGATAGTTCTAACTGCTGACGATTTCGACCAACGGGGGGGGTGGGACCGAAGCCCTTGGGACTACTCCTCGTTCGCCTCGAGATGGGTCTCAAGTTCGGCGATGCGAGTACGAAGCGCCTCGACCTCCTCGTTCAACTCCTCGAACTCGCGATGGATCGGGTCTGGCAGATCTCCATGTTCCAGGGCATCGAGGTCGGTTCCCGACGCCTCGTCTGTCGAGGAGGCCGGGACACCCACGATGGTGGAATTGGGGCCATAGTCCTCGAGAACGACTGAGCCAGCCCCTACCTGGGAGTGCTCGCCGATGGTTATGGGGCCGAGCAGGATGGCGCCCGCGCCGACGACGACGTGGTCCTCCAACGTCGGGTGCCGTTTGACGGGTTCGTTCGAGGTCCCACCGAGGGTACATCCCTGGAATAGCAGGACGTCGTCACCGATCTCCGCGGTCTCGCCGATGACGACGCCACCGCCGTGGTCGATGAAGAACCGTCGCCCGATGGTTGCTCCGGGATGGATCTCGATACCAGTCAGCAACCGCGAGAGGTGCGAGAGGAGTCGAGCAAACAGTTTCAACCCGTGTGTCCAGAGGTAGTGACTCACCCGGTGGAACCAGATGGCATGCAGCCCGGGATAGGTGAGCAATACCTCTGCGACGTTCCGCGCAGCCGGGTCGCGGTCGAGCACCGTCCGAACGTCCTCGGCGATTCGTGAGATCATGCCATGGCTCTGAACAGGTCTGTCGACAGATACCGTTCGCCTGTATCCGGTAAGACCACGACGATTGTTGAATCCTCGTATTCCGGCCGGGACCGTACCAACTTCGCGGCGTGGATCGCCGCACCAGCCGAGATGCCCACGAGGACGCCCGCCTCGGCGGCCAGCGTTCGCGACGCGGTTTTGGCGTCGTCGTCGGCGACCTGGACGACCTCGTCGATCACGGCCTCGTCGAGATTCTCGGGAACGAACCCCGCACCGATCCCCTGGATACCGTGGCTTCCGGCTTCCCCGCCGGAGAGGACCGCCGACGTCTCCGGTTCGACGGCGACCATCTCGACGTCCGCATCGACGTCGGTGGCGAAATACCGACCGATCCCGGTGATCGTTCCGCCAGTACCGACCCCTGCGACGACCACGTCGACCTGCCCGTCCGTATCCGCCCATATCTCCGGCCCCGTCGTTTTCCGGTGGACGGACGGATTCGCCGGATTCTCGAACTGCTGGGGCATGTACCCATCATCGAGGTCGTCGACGAGTTCCCCCGCACGCG is a genomic window of Halanaeroarchaeum sp. HSR-CO containing:
- a CDS encoding antitoxin VapB family protein; its protein translation is MGRTTIQVDDETADELHELKERGDSYDDVIQRLLGNTDVEAPE
- a CDS encoding site-specific integrase translates to MMAKNAGPLVEAFDDKGRAKQVVGWIHDEYDNEETNRDYRVAFRRFGKVLADAGEHVPDDVELSDKGLPRPLAWVSATTSSTYDPAPDPGKMLKWEEDVKPMLESAANERDAAAIALQFDAGLRGGEYAGLTVGDINDHKHGLQVTVQGKQGQRSVTLIPSVPYVNRWLAAHPAGDDPGAPLWTKLNEPTEISRSLKGRIFKRAAKKAGVTKPVTPTNFRKSSASWAASRGMNQAHIEDRYGWVRGSTVASRYVSIFKEDSDREYAKLHGLDVEEDEPEDRSPLQCPNCGQDTPRDKDMCVWCGQALEPGVSRMMSEMEDRMLDAMAESDDPGTRKALRKAYDRVKDDPDALAEAVTRFADSRD
- a CDS encoding DUF5518 domain-containing protein; amino-acid sequence: MDTRRTGIAVLLGALVSIVAGFLPFVSFVAPLLGGAVAGYLQRSGWRDGATAGGLMGVVLAVIGVLGQALSSVLPPFPAAVILGPWARGFGLGLDSVVVFLVASAVLLVLVGAIGGAIGGRFGNRQRTQTWRKLG
- a CDS encoding 2-dehydropantoate 2-reductase, with the protein product MHFAIYGAGGIGAYIGARLANAGHDVNLVARGAHLEALQSDGLRVESVAGGTDVDLPATDDPADIGPVDFVLFTVKAYDTRSAAEDLEPLIGPETAVVSFQNGVDNERWIAEEVGESHVVGGVAYIFSTIESPGVVAHTGGPARFVFGEMDGTRTERIEALDEALTESDGVESVLADDIQVELWKKFAFICAQSGMTAATRKPIGRIRETAATWEMYRRVIEEVVTLARAKGIDVPAGTVEEWLAFAESFDSEMFSSLHYDLVNENRLELDALNGAVVRHAEQAGVETPMNEAVHAILRPWADERDE
- a CDS encoding gamma carbonic anhydrase family protein; its protein translation is MVDSREYEFEGSRPDVHPDARVARESTLVGTVRVGADASVWPGVVLRGDMGPVRVGPQSHIGDNATIHASWLGDRVMVGHGAVLNEAHVEDWSLIGFNATVNTDVTVGESSVVAAGATIPEGREIPPESFVRGVPAKVTPLEETTVDPDSLFEHYSSDEYTNLARRHDALFE
- the cysK gene encoding cysteine synthase A translates to MNVAQNVTELVGDTPLVALETVGPDVYGKVESFNPLSSVKDRVALSMIERAERRGEVTEATTIVEPTSGNTGIGLASVCAAKGYDLVLTMPASMSEERRSMLRALGATLELTPADGGMGAAIARAGELVDDLDDGYMPQQFENPANPSVHRKTTGPEIWADTDGQVDVVVAGVGTGGTITGIGRYFATDVDADVEMVAVEPETSAVLSGGEAGSHGIQGIGAGFVPENLDEAVIDEVVQVADDDAKTASRTLAAEAGVLVGISAGAAIHAAKLVRSRPEYEDSTIVVVLPDTGERYLSTDLFRAMA